In a single window of the Drosophila albomicans strain 15112-1751.03 chromosome 3, ASM965048v2, whole genome shotgun sequence genome:
- the LOC117569305 gene encoding fibroleukin-like translates to MNGIKNNSVFSIIILQIFLVAKATETINTLIPSSCSPFGDSPGVHQLNVSGVGFFDVLCDSQLAGPGWIVIQQRVGGNEDFNRDSATYRNGFGSFESDFFLGLEKIHRITSLQRYELYIHLVDEDGRTYNARYDDFKISDKDNGYALSLGKFSGTIPDAMRSGEFSRFPTNMESPWWYHTHIDCNLNVPYWRRPFWMSISLREVKMLIRPKGSDEEVSN, encoded by the exons atgaatggaataaaaaataactcaGTTTTTTCCAtaataatacttcaaatattcttGGTGGCCAAAGCTACTGAAACTATAAATACTCTTATCCCATCAAGTTGCTCTCCTTTTGGAGATTCTCCTGGCGTTCATCAACTCAATGTTTCTGGTGTAGGTTTCTTCGATGTTTTAtgcgatagtcagttagctggacctggatggattgtaatacaacaacgagttgggGGAAATGAGGACTTCAATAGGGATTCGGCAACGTATCGCAACGGTTTCGGTTCCTTTGAGAGTGATTTCTTCCTCGGGCTCGAGAAAATACATCGTATTACGAGTTTGCAGCGTTACGaactttatatacatttggtTGATGAGGATGGAAGGACTTACAACGCTCGTTATGAtgacttcaaaatatctgatAAAGACAATGGATACGCACTGAGTTTGGGTAAATTCAGTGGAACTATTCCGGATGCGATGAGAAGCGGCGAATTTAGTCGCTTCCCAACTAATATGGAAAGTCCCTGGTGGTACCATACACATATTGATTg taatttaaatgtacCATATTGGCGACGTCCATTTTGGATGTCTATTAGTCTGAGAGAAGTTAAGATGCTAATTCGCCCCAAAGGAAGCGATGAAGAAGTGAGCaactga